Proteins encoded within one genomic window of Lynx canadensis isolate LIC74 chromosome B2, mLynCan4.pri.v2, whole genome shotgun sequence:
- the TCTE1 gene encoding dynein regulatory complex subunit 5, whose amino-acid sequence MQSMQATLGTPTSSALSRFSTSTQDKSSTAGQTSSTGPQPSRPSIIPPPSKSKGWGTGASGGRMRRIIAEDPEWSLAIVPLLTELCIQHIVENFQNNPILKQLLPEHKQKVLDHLSPDLPLAVTANLIDDESYWRRCCTQRWPVCHVAKHGGSWKRMFFERHLENLLRHFIPSTTDPALILELLPLCRNYVRRLRVDQFLPPMKLPPRPRSGELSESGSEAEVEEPATDHYQLGDLVAGLSHLEELDLVYGVKDCGMNFEWNLFLFTYRDCHSLAATIKACHTLKIFRLTRSKVDDDKARVLIRSLLDHPALEELDLSHNLVGDRGARAAAKLLSHSRLRVLNLANNQVRALGAQSLAHALAHNTNLISLNLRLNCIEDEGGQALAHALQTNRCLTTLHLGGNELSEPTATLLSQVLAVNTTLTSINLSCNHIGLDGGKQLLEGMSDNRTLLEFDLRLSDVAQESEYLIGQALCANREAARQRAPNPSCFLSPITAKGPENPAG is encoded by the exons ATGCAGAGCATGCAGGCAACTCTAGGCACACCGACCTCGTCGGCCCTCAGCCGGTTCTCCACCTCCACCCAGGACAAGTCCTCCACTGCAGGTCAGACCTCCAGCACAGGCCCACAGCCCTCAAGGCCCTCCATCATCCCACCCCCTAGCAAGTCCAAGGGCTGGGGTACTGGGGCCAGTGGAGGTCGCATGCGAAGGATCATCGCTGAGGATCCTGAGTGGTCGCTGGCCATCGTGCCCCTCCTCACAGAGCTCTGCATTCAGCACATTGTCGAGAACTTCCAGA ACAACCCTATCCTGAAGCAGCTGCTTCCGGAGCACAAGCAGAAGGTCCTGGACCACCTGTCACCCGACCTGCCGCTGGCTGTGACCGCCAACCTGATCGACGACGAGAGCTACTGGCGCCGCTGCTGCACGCAGCGCTGGCCCGTGTGCCACGTGGCCAAGCACGGCGGCAGCTGGAAGCGCATGTTCTTCGAGCGGCACCTGGAGAACCTGCTAAGGCACTTCATCCCCAGCACCACGGACCCCGCGCTGATCCTCGAGCTGCTGCCGCTCTGCAGGAACTATGTGCGCAGGCTCCGTGTGGATCAGTTCCTTCCGCCCATGAAGCTCCCGCCCCGACCCCGGAGCGGGGAACTGTCCGAGTCCGGCAGCGAGGCAGAGGTGGAGGAGCCCGCCACTGACCACTACCAACTGGGAGACCTGGTGGCCGGCCTGAGCCATCTGGAGGAGCTGGACCTGGTGTACGGGGTCAAGGACTGCGGCATGAACTTCGAGTGGAACCTCTTCCTCTTCACCTATCGCGACTGCCACTCCCTGGCGGCCACCATCAAGGCATGCCACACCCTCAAG ATCTTCAGGCTGACCCGGAGCAAGGTGGATGACGACAAGGCACGCGTCCTCATTCGCAGCCTCCTGGATCACCCGGCCCTCGAGGAGCTGGACCTGTCACACAACCTCGTTGGGGACCGGGGCGCGCGTGCTGCGGCCAAGCTGCTGAGCCACAGCCGTTTGCGAGTGCTCAACCTGGCCAACAACCAGGTGCGCGCGCTTGGTGCCCAGTCGCTGGCTCACGCCCTAGCACACAACACCAACCTCATTTCCCTCAACCTGCGCCTCAACTGCATCGAGGATGAGGGCGGCCAGGCGCTCGCGCATGCCTTGCAGACCAACAGGTGCCTCACAACACTGCACCTCGGGGGCAATGAGCTGTCTGAGCCCACCgccaccctcctctcccaggtGCTCGCCGTCAACACCACGCTCACCAGCATCAACCTGTCCTGCAACCACATCGGGCTG GATGGCGGGAAGCAGCTCCTGGAAGGCATGTCAGACAACAGGACCCTCCTGGAGTTTGACTTGCGCCTGTCAGATGTAGCCCAGGAGAGCGAGTACCTCATTGGCCAGGCTCTCTGTGCCAACCGGGAAGCAGCCCGCCAGCGGGCCCCGAATCCCAGCTGCTTCCTGTCACCAATCACGGCCAAGGGCCCTGAGAACCCTGCAGGATAA